TGAATTTGGCATTAAAAGACGAAGAAGTACGACACTGAATGAAAAGATCCAAATATCTTTAACTTCAGTAAATAAAGATTGAAACCAAAAGCATTCGTTCTGCTTTAAGGTAAATAcgctttttaaacaaatcaggtttgtaaatataaaaaaccttCCTGAAAATAAGTCAAAAGTAATGATCTCAAGGGCGACTTATGCACAAAAAATAGTCCAACTTCTCCAAGACATTACATGAATGGTCGACGAGGTCTTTCACGTTTACGCTTTTACATTCAAGATCTATCTGGCAAATAGGATTTATTACCAAGTTGTGTACCAAGTTGATCAGCAGAACTTGGGTAACAATACTTATTACGTAAGTGCGAGGAAATCCATTATTAAGTTCTTGGCCTAGTATGtaacaaaatatgcattttatgaTGACAAAAAAAGAGCAgataagtcaagtttgaatgtCGAGCGACAAACAAATGCGTATGCTACGAAACTCAAATTCCTGATAAGGAAGTATCAAAACATTATGCTGCGAAAGAAGGAGTTACCATTCCATTATATAATTGATAGCAAGattgtaaaaaataacacaacgAAATAGAATGATACATTTAGTTCTAGTTTGCAGAAATACGTAATTATGTGGACTATGTTGCATGGTTTCTTTTTTGTACCCAAAGATGCAAACAACCATAGTTGTTCATATTCACTTTTGTTATTCGCATTGACGCATTGCAAAACACTTTAGGAAACGGAAGTATCATACCTACGCTCGGGATGAAACCTGTTTGGATAGTTAACTCACTGCTATCAGAACCGGATCTTAGGCAATTGTGCGCATCAAACACGGAGATGTTATGTGAAACTAATCAAATGAAAccaatattttgcaatcttaTACAAATATCTCAAAACATTTGCCTAATTTTATAACTGAACGATTACCCAGCCTACTCAGAGGTGGGTAAAATTGTTGCAAAACactttttgtttatatcatttgaaacattgcTTCTGCGTACTTCTTGGAAATCTCTTATTATTTGGATTATTTGGACTTCTTGTTAAAACGTGACcacaaaaatatatcattcttGTTTCTTTGTCCTCTGGAGGTTGTGGAGTCGGCCATTTCATATTGAGAGATTGGAAATTACAAACACGTAATAACCATcaaagatatataaaaatacagttttgGTTAATCAGTTAAACTGATTAACcaaaactgtatttttataatactgaaatatttttagtcaacaaaaaagatatttaatttaAGATAGTACCGTACACgtttattattgaatatgtttatttcacattatttatcaaattatatttgcTAGATATGAtagttaataaaatacaaaaaagcaaCAAACAGTTACATTTAATTTGAGGGCATATTCAAAAGACAATATGTTCGCCAATCAGGATCACACATCTTTTAAATACAACGGTTAAAATGAGGATGCCATTCTCCAGAATCATTAACTAGATGTCTGTCCATGAGAGTCAATTTTTGAACAATGAGGCTGCCCTTTCACAAATCCCACAATTCTAGGTGTCTGCCTATGTGATCCATAATGAATGAACAATGATGCTGCCGTTTCACGAATCTCACAATACTAGGTGGCTGTCAATGAGAACCAATGAATCAACAAGGCGGCTGCCGTTTCACAGGATATCATAAAACGAGGTGTCTGGGTATCAGGACCAATTGTTAAACAGTGAAGATGCTGTTTTTATGCTTTGGACGCGTTTTGTGCTTCCGGCGAATCACTCTCCAGAATGAATAATGGTTATTCATACAAATAAAGTgaaaagttgttattattaaatggattgtttttatcCATCAGattcaaaagtttaaacaacagtttatacatattaaatgatttctaCTCTTAAGTTGATTTAAACCAAGAATTGTAATGAATATTCAAGAGTAACATCGAAAATGATCAATTTAGATCAATTTAGTTTTTTGGCGCACAGTTAATTGTCATGTTCGAATTAATTCCTCTGTTAtgaaatttttaaaatgatttctagGGGCCGATTTCACGATCAATTTAagacataaataatttattacacGACATCTAAAATAATATCTGAAAGATATATTAGAAAAGAGTTTGAGGGCATTTTCGCAAGATGAGGGTGTCTGCCAATGAGGGCATTTAAACAATGGTGAAACAATGAGGCAGCCGTTTAGCAGTATCTTACAAGAAAATGTGTCTGCTCATGAGAACCGATGATTAAACAATGAGACGCTGCTCAGGATATCAGAAGTCTAGGTGTCTGACAATCAGGCCAACTGGTTAAATACTGAGGCTgctgttttgatatttttgacgcatttttaagaaaattatctCAAAGAAAGTATTCTGATTATTTATACATGGCTTATAAATAGAATTGACTGTACCATTCATATCCAAATGTATAAacgttcatatatataaatagttactGCCCATACTATGGTTTCACAAAAGTGTTCATGGTAGAGAGGCAGGCTGGTTTTCGATACGAAGGGGGAAAGTATGCAAACAAGACAACTTAATTTCGCGCGCACAGTTAATTTTCATGATCGTTGTGGCATTTTAGAATTGTTTCTTGTGACGAAAATTTACAGTGACATTTGGGAAGACCTTATTTATCACATTTTCcctcacacacacgcacacgcacacgcacacacacacacaaacccGCGagcgcacacacacgcgcacacatgCTACAGTTAATACAAGTTTTGTACTAGGCGAATAGTGAAATGTTTGGAAATCTAAACGAGCTTTCTATAATGGATAAACACAAGCGTTGTTCGgtttttattagttttactAAACAATTTGTTCTATGCAAACTGTTTGCaagtaattttattaaattgatataatcCTACAGATATAGAATCATTCGTTTTATAATTAcagttcttatttttttctattgaaaCAAGTAtggattttttaaatgtatttccgACCTATTATCAGCCATATTATGCAAACCAATTCGTAAAATTagcagttttatttttgtttttaattctacactattttgaacttttgtttgtattatttgtataaaaaactatttcatatttaaaacttaCACCTTCCGCTCATCTCATAAATAACTTGGCACCATCTTTCCCCCAAAACCAGGCCAAAAACCTCAAggagtaaaatattttagtgtTTCTCATTCACGTTTACTGTCATTTTACGTTCTCTTGTCTGTTTTCTGGCTGTTTGATCTTTAAGGGACGGATGTATGGTAGAACAACTAACTACTTGTAACCTTATGACCGTTGAAATTATAAAGTGAAAAAGACTAAATGAATATAATCATAAATACTAGCCTAAACTGCGCATGTAAATACTGACTTTTACAATCCTTAAATTAAATTTCGTCTTTCGTCAAAATGACATATTGGTTAATGAGGCTGTAATCTATTAGCTTAGCTCTACATTAAACGTACGCCTTGCTGTAGTCTTTGTTTACGAATATCGTTATCGTAGTATCGACATAATCCATTTACAATATATTACGCATTAGGACACGCTATCAAAACACTTAAGGCGAAACAGAAAGAGGAAGATCTTTATTTCGACAGAACATGTTAATTGGAATAAAACGGAATGTTTAGTAagttgtttatatgttgttccgttttaaaaatacaatacatttagttatgtataatttaaaatgattttatttattaaggCGCGATTTCTTGTTGCTGGGATTGATTTTGGAACATCATACTCCGGATGGTCCTATTCGTTTAAACACGAGTTTGAACTTGACCCAACAAAAGTCGCCACGAAGAATTGGCAAGGGGAACAACTTGTTTCTTCTAAAggtatatttttacaattttaaatattaaatcgCGAAAGGCAAATGCGCTACGATAAATCAAAGCAGAAATAATGTATATCGAAGCTTCCGCATCACGGCACTTTGCCAGGGAACAGCACATGTACATTATGCATAGCTGGCTGTCCCCTTTCTATGGGGTTTCTCGTCTAATAAGGGtctaaatatttctaaatttaaGCCGATGTATCAATATAATATCACATTATCAATTTTGACGCTCTTTTGGTATCAGGCCAACAGGAAAGGTTTTAAAAGCAACCAAAACTGgcattcattaaatcaaactcATCAGACAAAGGCAAATCCAAGACTTAGCACCATAATTATATCGGAACGTTCAAATTTCCTTGAAACAAGTAAAACCGTTTAAATGTGTCATTCacactttttataatttaagtgtTAAAGCAGACATTATGTTGAATGTACGAGAAACATTTACTATGGTGTGCAGCTGTTACACGTTTATCACTGATATTTGAGATAATAACttccataatattataaatCCATATTTCTAGCATACACAGCCACATATAAAAAAAGCAATTGCATCTCTTACGTACAGATTTCTTTTGTAGACGAAATGGTTACAATGCTTAACAAATGTAATCAATTTTGATTAGTTACAATTTTTTTGgcatattttagtttataaagTGTAGAAATGAAACTTTTATCACTCTGGATGACTTTGAAAAACGTTTGATTAAAACAACtttcaacagtgttttaaaacaaagaacCTATTTAGATTACAAATACGcttataaaaaagaagaaacgTTTCCACTACTGACccccaaaaatgttttttttccacaaGCATGCATGGGAAAGCAACGAAATAGTAAAGTCCAAAAGAAGGCCAAAAGTGTTACGGACTGTAAATGTGAAATCTGgaaacacaaaatatacaaatatgaccTCATGAACATTTTTCGGAAGAAACCAGTGATTGAATTTGAGTCACGCAGAAATGATTTCAATATGTTGTCCGTTGCTATAAAATTCGTGTATTTCAGCACCAACATGTGTCTTAATTGAACCCGACGGGAAGACGTTCTCTGCATTTGGATACGATGCTGAAACAAAGTATTCGGAATTAGCAGGAAACCCCACAGAATgtcaaaaatggtattttttcaaGAGATTCAAGATGAAATTATACAACAAGGTAACAAACCTTAATAGTTCATGTATTTGTCCTCTtcgtttgcattttttaaatttcaaatatacgATACGATAGAATTGTGtaacatttactttttgttttgtctttgacCAGCAAATCAAGAGAAATGGAAATTGAAGACGAAACCGGTAAAAAGGGAAAGGCACATACAGTTTTCGCTATTGCTATACGGTATACTATTTTGTAAAGGTGCACATATATGCTTAACATTACTTAACTTGTATTCTGTGgctcaaaaacaaaatacatgttctttttgtcatttgaattttgtaatataAAAGTATAATGAAAATCTTTAATCGATGTTGCTTTTGACTTGATTAGACTTTTGAACCGAAAACGATTTTCGTGCTTCCGAAATATTAATTGAACTATAATTTTGTCATTAGTAGCATTTCTCTCTAATGTTGCTTTTTCGCTTGTtcttgttgatattttttcacataCTTCCAGTTACCTGAAAGATGACCTTTCAAGCATTATCAATGATCGCATCTCAGGGGTTTTCAAGCCTGATGAAATCGTCTGGGTTTTAACAGTACCGGCAATTTGGGATGATGGCGCTAAGCAGTTTATGAGAGAAGCGGCAGAGGAGGTAAAAATTCACATGTTACCTCATTTTGTTTTGAGATCGACATTGTGGTCACATGCTGTATATAAAATGTCACAGTCTCACTTAAGAGTCATTTGTCAAATCTTATTGTTTTTCGACTTGCCCGTGCGCTTGGGGtaagaaatcatcttggcacGAACGTTCACGATATGAACATGGCGTGAggcatgcaagacccatgtttCTTCACGGTCCTATTAAGGGTTAATTTGTTATAATACCTTATTGTTTGGTCAAGAAACCATGTAGGTGAAATGTCAGGATCAAAATAAAAGATCATCTGTCAATTCATATACTTCGCCTTGTCCGAGCTGTTACAAAGTCGACCATGCGTTAGAGGAGTTCAAAACAAGGTTGCATTCACCATTTTCACCATGAAGAGTGTGTTCGTTTACCAATGCTGGATGgtaaaaggtcaaggccacactcCCATGTAATTGGTAAGATTTTCTTGTATCTTGGTAAGTTTGCAATCACTGTCTTGCATAGCCAAGAGGTGttttttcaatgtcattttatgtaaaaaaacacaatgccAATGAAGTAAAATATCATCTTCAAAGCAGTATCAAAGCCACGGTCTAAAAGGACAAGTAAAAAGAAACAGcctgtttttatttatctaaacaAAATCATATGTCAATGATTGTTAGTGTTATGGGCTTATATGGTCAGAAGACAATGTACTAGAGTATCTTCCGGACAATAATGTACAGTTTATTGTAacactgtttactttttatttaaactccTTTGAACATCATTTCAAATAAGTTAATTTCTGGTATTAATTAGTTGATCATATTTAATGacgttttatattttcaaaatattggcaCTTTCACAATAACTCAAGCACTGAAATAACAGTActtcgtcatttttttaaaaaaaatgaaaagaatgtcTATGTAGAGCTAAGCATGGGTGGGAAAATAATAAACGTAAtctttattaataatgtttttttatataatgttttaaaaggcTGGGATTCCATCAGACAAGCTGACCATTGTGCTTGAGCCGGAGTCTGCGTCCATTTATTGTCGGCATTTGCCATTAGAAAGAAGTGGTGGAGAGCATGCGTTGTCCACATTTAAAAGTAGAAGCAGGATCTTAGTTGTCGATGCAGGAGGTAcgtttgtattttttcacacttaaatctgcatttattttatacttgCATATGTGATAGGGCAATTCTTGAGGCAATTGGGTAATTAATGCTTTTCAGGCGGCACTGTTGATATAGCTGTACAAGAGGTAACTTTTAATGGGGCTATGAAAAACATCTACAAAGCCAGTGGTGGTGATTGGGGAGGAACGAAAGTGGACGATGCATATACAAAATTTCTAGCTGATGTTGTTGGTATGCAATGTTTTTCTTAAGTTTTAAtctaaaatgtatgtatatattagtttaattaACCACGAGGAAGCAGTATTCCTTATACTCAAAAACGTTTCATATACAGAAACTTACAAAAGTAGTCATGAATGTTTCAGGAAGTGAGACATTGCTGGAGTACAGAAGAACACACATGGAAGACTACCTATTTTGATAAGGGATTTCGAGGTGAAAAAAAGAGCTGTCAACCCATTAAAGAGCGATAATGTCGTGACGTTCAGAATCTCTGTAACCTTTCTAGAAATTATGCAGAAAATTACGGGCAAGACTTTAAAGGATCTTCTAAAAGGTTTAACACATTCAAACCAGGTCAGTACTATTACATAGTGTCCTTTCGTgataaaaagaacaacaacaatactGCCCGGTTTACTGTACgcaatttaaaacaatggttgaatatattttttcttatttttggtcGAATTTTACAAGTCGCTTATCGCATACTATATGCTCactatattttcattgtatttcgAACGTAGTTATATTATTTTAGGTATCCTTATCTGGTGACAAATTAAAGTTCGAAATTGGGTTCATAGTGACATTTTTCAAGCCACAGATAGACGCCATCGTTAATCAAGTCACCCGATTGGTAGAGCGGCAAAATGATAGTGGGATCGAAGCCATTGTTTTAGTTGGAGGATTTTCGAAGTGTCCTTTACTCCAGCAAGCTATAAAgtcaaactttttaaaacaaaaaatcatcgTTCCAAACGATGGTGATCTTGCTGTCCTGAAAGGCCCCGTAATATTTGGACACAAACCAGAGTTGATATCCCAGCGAGTGAGCAAGTACACATATGGTGTAAAAGTAATGTTcccttttattgaaaatgttcacaaagAATCTTACAAAGTAATAGGTGAAGATGGAAAGGCTCGATGCAAAAACACGTTTAGCAAACACATTACATCTGGAGAGTGCCTCGACGTTGGTGAAGCACAGGTTAGACAAGTATACACACCAACGACTTCAAGGCAAACAGATTTACCCTTTGGTGTGTATTACACTCATGATAAAAATCCAATGTACACGACAGACGACGGATGCCACTGTGCTGGCACACTTACCGTTCCCATTGAAGAAAGTGGTTATGATCGAGATGTCGAGGTGAGGATGATTTACGGAGGTACGGAGATAGAAGTTGAGACCACTGAGGTTGCCACGGGGAAAGTGCATCGCATTAAAGTTGATTTTTTGAGCTAAACTTTTAGAAAAAGTTCTTAtcatttggtattttaaaatatccttTAAACTGGAACtctaacatttttttgtgtattttaatcttaatatttttcatttaaaagatgTTCGAGAAGAAAGAAATGGTCATTTTTAGATGTGTTTTTTATCCAATCGgatttatttgacaataaaCGTGTGAAGGACATGTCATAGACCATGCGACGGCTTTATAAAGATCGTTTGCGATGACTTTATAAAGATCGTTTGCGATGACTTTATAAAGATCGTTTGCGATGACTTTATAAAGATCGTTTGCGATGACTTTATAAAGATCGTTTGCGACGGCTTTATAAAGATCGTTTGCGATGactttaaatgacgtcacaataacgcggaaaaagatcaaccacttgaaatcactttaaaacgtaaatttgaaacacttcttgtaccaatatatttaagttataataaacttacacttttaaaaatgttgacctgcagacacaatacaaccaataacaagatcaatagcattcatgtatattgttatgcaataattacgatccgaacatatccgaagatgttgcgttcatcgattgatggacgcaattgccgaaaggcagttcatttaaggaatggaagttgaggtgtaaatattggtGGGTGACTTGAATATTGTTCTTTGTAGATACTCTCAACTTCAATAAACAATGTTCGAAGCGGATCtgctttacaaatatataaattatataggggcttatatgtgtacatgtacgttGCATTATTTCGAATGATGTgtgttaatacatttatttatacatttatttcgaaaatattCTTTATGCACATATCAGTGTATCGatttaaatcttatttattatattattgtgtGTTAATTAATTGCTAACAAATGATTGATAACATTTTAGAAATGATAT
The sequence above is drawn from the Mya arenaria isolate MELC-2E11 chromosome 14, ASM2691426v1 genome and encodes:
- the LOC128216938 gene encoding heat shock 70 kDa protein 12A-like isoform X1, which encodes MQKITGKTLKDLLKGLTHSNQVSLSGDKLKFEIGFIVTFFKPQIDAIVNQVTRLVERQNDSGIEAIVLVGGFSKCPLLQQAIKSNFLKQKIIVPNDGDLAVLKGPVIFGHKPELISQRVSKYTYGVKVMFPFIENVHKESYKVIGEDGKARCKNTFSKHITSGECLDVGEAQVRQVYTPTTSRQTDLPFGVYYTHDKNPMYTTDDGCHCAGTLTVPIEESGYDRDVEVRMIYGGTEIEVETTEVATGKVHRIKVDFLS
- the LOC128216938 gene encoding heat shock 70 kDa protein 12A-like isoform X2 — protein: MEIEDETGKKGKAHTVFAIAIRYLKDDLSSIINDRISGVFKPDEIVWVLTVPAIWDDGAKQFMREAAEEAGIPSDKLTIVLEPESASIYCRHLPLERSGGEHALSTFKSRSRILVVDAGGGTVDIAVQEVTFNGAMKNIYKASGGDWGGTKVDDAYTKFLADVVGSETLLEYRRTHMEDYLF